tgatttcaattcatgtatttatttataaataaaaagacaaattCCGCAAAGCGCAATTATATTCTTagcaaataatataatatttttaaacttttattatccATTAAATTAaccaatattttataaaaattaaaatatatttgtaataattaaattttattatttaacttttgATTTATAATCTGtatgtaaaatatattattaaaagaattccatgatgttaaattataaaatcataagttataaataaatacaataagcTAGCGTATCATTTTAACTACATATTTTAAAGCTTTCTGCTCATTTCTTAGACTTCCCTTCAAAAGCAAAGATAATGTTGTCATTCACCCATTCATTTCGCCAATAGACAtccttaaaatttatttatttatttttattattaaataaatttaacccGTACACCGCATGAGTATGCATAGACACTATATATACAAACCTTAAAAGTAAGGTTTagacaaatataaaataattgtttataatttcatctttgcatattttgtttttttattaatatttgtcttcataatttttattcacgtcatatattcaaaatattaaatatattatattccagataataaaagttaaatataataattttaatttcatttttttaacaaaaagagtcatttatttcaaatttaaattttaaaatgcaataaaatcaatttagcatttttttaacatgaatctcattttaagtttatatcatatttattcttttttatacaatacctACAATTATTCATAACCGCTCCTGCGTTAAAAATAATGTCGATGTCAATTAAGCTAAAATTCAATCAGCAAATCAAATATCGATCCACTAGTGATAAAGTAGTTATCaacctatttattttattattttttttttgaaaattttgtattacttattttattaaatatcaaaatatttcttttttgatggaataaaaatctttaataatttatcaaatacgcTTTTAATCTAAAACAACAAATCATTTAAGTTCTTTTTTGATTTGCAGATTCTAATATTTGAAGTTGTTTCGCAGTGATAATCTGTATGTGACCAACATGTAAAcctattaatagtttagtgaaaTATTGTGTGGTTTACccaaaagggaaagaaaagtcACCACACATCCATCCAATAGGAACCAATATATCCAAAGGCCGTTTTGAGAGGTGGCTGCTTCCTCTTCTTCACATAGTCATCCAAACCTCAAAAACCATGGCAGTGGCAATGGCGATGAATTCAGTTTCATTGAACTGGGTTCCACCTTCCTTTACAAAGAAGGTTCCTCTTATTCTTTCCGTTACCTTCAGCTGTTTTTATTTCTCTCAAACTTGATTCTATTTAATCGTTTCCATTTTGCAGGCAAATTATGTGACACACTCCACTGAGCTAGCCCCACCTTCTGCTTTTTCTTCGCAAAACTCACTCACGTACACCAAAGAAACCATTTCCAATGAAGAAAGTAAGATAAACCCATTCATAATTTTTCATTACTAACTCAATCACCTGGCATTTACCTTTGCTTCAATTTCAGACAATTGCAAGAGAAGACTGTTGCTGTTGGTTGTTGGAGCTATTACAGCTAATTTACTCCCTGCAAATTCCCTTCTTGCAGAAGGTAATGTATAAATCATTTTATAGCCTTaattttcgtaaataatttttgtaaccttttttttttctttttctcttgtttTTGGTCATTTGACAGAGATACCACAAAACTATCGAGCTTTCGTTGACATTCCAGATGGGTATTCTTATTACTACCCATCAGATTGGAGGGtaagttggttttttttttttttttaattatcatgGATCCAAATAAAGCGACCACAACGTGATGTTATGATTTCTAAATGACTGCATGACCAAAAATACTGTCCTGGTTTTTGTAAGGAATTTGATTTTAGGGGACATGATTCAGCATTCAAAGACAGGTTTCTTCAACTGCAAAATGTAAGGGTGAGATTCATACCAACTGATAAGCAAGACATCCATGAGTTGGGGCCAATAGAAGAGGtaaaaaagaaaattggataTTGGTTTCCTTCACTTTTTTATCAAGGGAAAACCAGAAATAGGGGATTTTACTAAGTTTTGATTTGTTTACAGGTTGTTTACAATTTGGTGAATCATGTTTATGCTGCTCCAAATCAAATGGTCAATATACTTGATATGCAAGAGGTTTGTTCATAATAAATACAACTTTTATTTGGGTTGTTAAATTAATCAGAAAAGAATCTGAcatgttttgaaaaaaatgcaGAGAACAAGTGAAGGGAAAAACTATTATACCTTTGAATATGAACTCACCTCTCCAAACTATGCTAGTGCTTCCTTTGCAACAATAGCTATTGGAAATGGTAAATTCTATTTACCCGGCTTCTTCATTTCTGTTAAATTTGCTCATGGACTTGTATTTTTGTTACTTACAGGGAGATATTACACACTGGTTGTTGGAGCCCTTGAAAGACGGTGGAGAAGGCTTCGAAACAAGCTGAAAGTGGTGGCCGACTCCTTCAAGGTGCTTGACATCTGAAGACCCCCCAACTTATTTTTTCATTGTATATAAACCCCGAAACATACCATTGGTTTTGTTTTAGTTGagcatcatcatcaaccttaATTATTTATCCTTCTTCCATTATTGCGTTCCATTATTTCTTCAATTTTGTGATTGAGGCTACCACGAAGCATCACAATGTATTATTGCATCTCCTCGACATGATACGAGCAACATTAAAATAATACGATTGCAGATAATCGGATCTATTTCGTGAACATGAAATGCTTTTGCAAAGTGTGAAATATAGAAAAAGAGGTTCAACTGAACATTTATTTACAGAGATTACAGCAATTTTTACCTTCTAAGCTTTCTTTAAGTAatcaaaagttgaaaattttacaaCTAAAGTACATACAGCATTCAAGCTTTGGAGAGATCAGAGTTGCAAAATTTCATAGAAACGAGAGCAAAACCTGAAAATCCCACAAACACACCCAAATGCATATCATCCTTTCTTCCTGAacaataaacaaaatttaatacaCCTTGGAGGCAAAACACAGCCTTAATCTAATGCCTGCTTTCCCCTGTAAAGAATATGTGGATCTATCCCTCAAAAGCTACCCGAATTCCGAAACCCCTAATTCTGAATTGTCATACTCGTGAATGGTGAGTAACTATGTATTCACAAGTACCAGACAGAAAAGTAGGGGAAGTGAGCCACACTCTACCTTTAAACAATGTAACTACAGCTACTGATCTACCTACCCACTGGAGTAAACATTGTTACAATGCTTCAACAATCCGGACATGCTCTTGGTTTACCCACTCGTAGAGAACATCTTTACAAGCTGGATCATCCCCGTTTTCCCTTCTGATTTGGGATTCTTTTCAACCGAGAGAAGTGAAGCTCACAGAATGGTCATAGTTCCAGCAATTCAAATGAGTGAAATGAGTAATATACAGAAGAACTGATGCAAGTCACAATCAATTGCAAAGTCAACCTAAACCAGCCGATGCTGACGCAAACCTTTCCCGAAATGAGGTTGCGTTAAACGAACATACAAGCCATTTTTTGCTAACAAAGAATCATGTGTCCCTTCCTCAACAATTCGACCACCGTTAAGTACTACAATGTTGTCAACATGCTTCATCATTGCAGCTCTACGGGCTATCAAAATGGTTGTTTTGTTTCCCATTATCAATGTGTCAAGTGCCTCCTGCACCACTCGGCTTGACTCAGATTCGATGGACGAGCTAGCTTCATCCAATAATAAGATGGGAGCATTCTTCAGCACCACTCGAGCAATAGCAATTCTTTGTTTCTGTCCTGGGGTCAAATCCACACCCCTCATACCCACATGTGTATCATAACCATGAGGTAAGCTGCTGATAAAATGGTGAGCATTAGCTATTCTTGCAGCCTCTTTCATCTCAGATTCGCTAGCGTTGTGCCTTGCATATATAATGTTTTCCCGGATTGTAGTTGAGAAAATAATTGGCTCCTGTTGAACAAGACCTAAGTGGTTCCTCAACCACCTCAAATTGTAGAGCTTCAAATCCCGTCCATCAAGTAGAATCTGACCTGCAACTGGATCATAAAACCTCTCTATTAGAGATATTATGGTACTCTTCCCAGATCTTGAAACTCCA
The sequence above is drawn from the Gossypium hirsutum isolate 1008001.06 chromosome A05, Gossypium_hirsutum_v2.1, whole genome shotgun sequence genome and encodes:
- the LOC107959886 gene encoding photosynthetic NDH subunit of lumenal location 1, chloroplastic; translated protein: MAVAMAMNSVSLNWVPPSFTKKANYVTHSTELAPPSAFSSQNSLTYTKETISNEENNCKRRLLLLVVGAITANLLPANSLLAEEIPQNYRAFVDIPDGYSYYYPSDWREFDFRGHDSAFKDRFLQLQNVRVRFIPTDKQDIHELGPIEEVVYNLVNHVYAAPNQMVNILDMQERTSEGKNYYTFEYELTSPNYASASFATIAIGNGRYYTLVVGALERRWRRLRNKLKVVADSFKVLDI